In one window of Brassica rapa cultivar Chiifu-401-42 chromosome A07, CAAS_Brap_v3.01, whole genome shotgun sequence DNA:
- the LOC117126822 gene encoding uncharacterized protein LOC117126822 encodes MSSSSSSDEVDERLDKICDEYLEETYNDIVEAQSRPQRRRAYVERNRETGQDRLWNDYFSEDATFSSQLFRRRFRMNKELFLRLVHGLSERFPFFQQRRYATGRWGLTALQKCTAAIRLLAYGTAADTVDEYLRLGETTALSCLHNFTNGIIQLLGNEYLRRSTPEDLQRLLDIGEARGFPRMVGSIDCMHWEWKNFPTAWKGTLNDINVLDRSPVFDDILQGRAPRRVYIQNGQHLSNLSASLKVLNNSYLLKSKKQPGKMWNGLLEYCKLDLRL; translated from the exons ATGTCATCATCGAGTTCATCCGATGAAGTCGATGAAAGATTGGACAAAATTTGCGACGAATACTTGGAAGAAACATACAACGACATAGTGGAGGCCCAAAGCAGACCGCAAAGGAGACGTGCTTATGTAGAACGAAACCGCGAAACAGGACAAGACCGCTTATGGAATGACTATTTCAGCGAAGATGCGACATTCTCGTCTCAATTATTCAGACGCCGTTTCCGCATGAATAAGGAATTATTCTTGCGTCTTGTTCATGGCCTATCAGAGCGCTTTCCATTCTTTCAGCAAAGAAGATATGCGACTGGGAGGTGGGGTCTTACTGCACTACAAAAATGTACTGCAGCTATTCGTCTGCTTGCTTATGGTACTGCGGCTGACACCGttgacgaatatctccgacttggtgaGACCACTGCACTTTCATGTTTACATAATTTCACTAACGGAATAATACAATTACTCGGTAATGAGTATCTACGACGATCCACACCGGAGGATCTTCAACGACTACTCGATATTGGAGAGGCACGAGGGTTTCCTAGGATGGTCGGGAGCattgactgtatgcattgggagtggaaaaatttcccaaccgcttggaaag gtaccttaaatgATATCAATGTCCTCGATCGgtctcctgtttttgatgacattttacaaGGTCGAGCTCCCAGG AGggtatatatccaaaatggtcaacatttatccaatctatcaGCCTCCCTCAAAGTCCTCAATAACAGTTATTTGCTAAAGTCCAAGAAGCAACCCGGAAAGATGTGgaacgggcttttggagtattgcaagcTCGATTTGCGATTGTGA
- the LOC103828646 gene encoding myb-related protein 305, with translation MSLWGVMGAGWGMVEEGWRKGPWTAEEDRLLIDYVRLHGEGRWNSVAKLAGLKRNGKSCRLRWVNYLRPDLKRGQITPHEETIILELHAKWGNRWSTIARSLPGRTDNEIKNYWRTHFKKKTKSPVNNVEKTKNRILKRQQFQQLRQMEMQQEQQLLQFNQIDMKKIMSLLDDDENNNSGDNNFSSSSSGSSGEGGAFYVPHEITHSTTGSGYDPNGNGVFPVPIPEANVNEDFTVWDGLWNLDLEGQESFGGGACFPRKHCFQNVFIPFC, from the exons atGAGTTTGTGGGGAGTGATGGGAGCAGGATGGGGAATGGTAGAAGAAGGTTGGAGAAAAGGGCCTTGGACTGCGGAAGAAGACCGTCTTTTGATCGATTATGTGCGTCTTCACGGTGAAGGCCGATGGAACTCTGTGGCGAAGCTCGCAGGATTGAAGAGAAATGGCAAAAGCTGTAGGTTAAGATGGGTTAATTACTTAAGACCAGACCTCAAGAGAGGACAAATCACTCCTCATGAAGAAACCATTATCCTTGAGTTGCATGCTAAGTGGGGCAACAG GTGGTCAACAATTGCTCGTAGTTTACCTGGAAGAACAGATAACGAGATCAAAAACTACTGGAGAACCCAtttcaagaagaagacaaaatctCCAGTTAACAATGTTGAGAAGACGAAAAACAGAATCTTGAAGAGGCAACAATTTCAGCAGCTAAGACAGATGGAGATGCAGCAAGAACAACAGTTGCTTCAGTTCAACCAAATCGACATGAAAAAGATCATGTCTTTACTAGATGATGACGAAAATAACAACAGTGGTGATAATAACTTCAGTAGCAGTAGTAGCGGCAGTAGTGGCGAAGGCGGTGCCTTCTATGTTCCTCATGAGATCACACACTCAACAACTGGTTCTGGTTATGACCCAAATGGCAATGGGGTTTTCCCGGTGCCAATACCTGAGGCTAATGTCAACGAAGATTTCACCGTTTGGGATGGTTTATGGAATCTTGATTTGGAGGGACAAGAAAGCTTTGGTGGTGGTGCTTGTTTCCCAAGGAAGCACTGTTTCCAAAACGTGTTTATTCCCTTCTGTTAG
- the LOC103828649 gene encoding ammonium transporter 1 member 3: MSGPLTCSVSDLSTMLGPNATAAAEYICGQLGTVNNKFTDAAYAVDNTYLLFSAYLVFSMQIGFAMLCAGSVRAKNTMNIMLTNVLDAAAGGLFYYLFGYAFAFGGSSEGFIGRHNFALRDFPTLTSDYSFFLYQWSFAIAAAGITSGSIAERTQFVAYLIYSSFLTGFVYPVVSHWFWSPFGWASPFRSAEDRLFNTGAIDFAGSGVVHMVGGIAGLWGALIEGPRRGRFEKSGRAIALRGHSASLVVLGTFLLWFGWYGFNPGSFTKILVPYETGSSYGQWSGIGRTAVTTTLAGSTAALTTLFGKRLLSGHWAVTDVCNGLLGGFAAITGGCSVVEPWAAIVCGFVAALVLIGCNKLAEIVQYDDPLEAAQLHGGCGAWGLIFVGLFAKEKYLNEVYGETPGRPYGLLMGGGGKLLGAQLVQILVVAGWVSATMGTLFFLLKRLGLLRISEKDEMAGMDMTRHGGFAYMYYDNDDESHRAIQLQRVDPGSPFPRSVTPPRV, translated from the coding sequence ATGTCAGGACCTCTAACTTGCTCTGTGTCCGATCTCTCCACCATGCTCGGTCCCAACGCCACCGCGGCGGCTGAATACATATGCGGCCAATTAGGCACCGTAAACAACAAGTTCACCGATGCAGCCTACGCCGTAGACAACACCTATCTTCTCTTCTCTGCCTACCTCGTCTTCTCCATGCAGATAGGCTTTGCGATGCTCTGTGCTGGCTCCGTTAGAGCCAAGAACACAATGAACATCATGCTCACCAATGTCCTTGACGCTGCAGCCGGAGGACTCTTTTACTATCTTTTCGGTTACGCCTTTGCCTTTGGCGGATCCTCTGAAGGTTTCATCGGAAGGCACAACTTTGCTCTTAGAGACTTCCCGACCCTCACGTCCGACTACTCTTTCTTCCTCTACCAATGGTCATTCGCAATCGCAGCTGCTGGAATAACCAGCGGTTCTATCGCGGAGAGGACTCAGTTTGTGGCTTACTTGATCTACTCTTCTTTCTTAACCGGATTTGTTTATCCTGTTGTGTCTCACTGGTTCTGGTCCCCGTTCGGATGGGCTAGTCCCTTCCGTTCAGCAGAAGACCGTTTGTTTAACACCGGAGCCATAGATTTTGCTGGCTCCGGTGTTGTTCACATGGTAGGTGGCATAGCAGGATTATGGGGTGCTCTCATCGAAGGTCCTCGACGTGGCCGGTTTGAGAAAAGTGGTCGCGCTATTGCACTACGTGGCCACTCCGCCTCCCTTGTCGTCTTGGGAACGTTCCTTCTTTGGTTCGGTTGGTACGGTTTCAACCCCGGTTCATTCACCAAGATCCTCGTTCCGTATGAAACCGGTTCTAGCTACGGCCAATGGAGCGGAATAGGACGGACAGCGGTTACAACCACGCTTGCTGGATCCACCGCAGCTCTAACCACACTCTTCGGTAAACGTCTTCTCTCTGGCCACTGGGCCGTGACAGACGTATGTAACGGGCTACTCGGTGGGTTCGCCGCCATAACAGGGGGTTGCTCTGTGGTAGAGCCCTGGGCTGCGATCGTATGTGGATTCGTGGCTGCCCTAGTTCTCATCGGCTGCAACAAGCTCGCGGAGATCGTACAGTATGATGATCCCCTTGAGGCGGCGCAACTACACGGAGGATGTGGTGCGTGGGGGTTGATATTCGTAGGGCTTTTTGCAAAGGAGAAGTATCTAAACGAGGTTTACGGCGAGACACCTGGAAGGCCATATGGACTGTTAATGGGTGGAGGAGGGAAGCTGTTGGGAGCACAATTAGTTCAAATACTTGTGGTTGCAGGATGGGTTAGTGCTACCATGGGAACACTCTTCTTCTTGCTCAAAAGGCTCGGTTTGCTGAGGATATCGGAGAAGGATGAGATGGCCGGTATGGATATGACACGTCACGGTGGTTTTGCTTATATGTActatgataatgatgatga
- the LOC117126821 gene encoding glutathione S-transferase T3-like, whose translation MNNTGGYVNLMYSQCFIDLDSPERVWLGSQATEPVVESGQPVVGSGEPVVDSASNSRRKWTPQEDKILIGAWLNTSKDPVVGNEQRAGKFWQRIIEYYNASPQLVGRIPREIIPAKQRWGRINDQVSKFVGYYDHAMREQRSGQNDDDLMKAALDYFFNDQGHKFGMEHAWRELRYDQKWCSTIVDKDGGKEKRKLVSEVDTYEEVGQQEGRPIGVKAAKAATKKKKSGKEEELSHLQVIMKMKQNISNQKLLHRLLAKKEPLTELETSLKLKLMSDML comes from the coding sequence ATGAATAACACCGGTGGTTATGTTAACCTCATGTATAGTCAATGTTTTATTGACCTTGATTCACCCGAACGAGTTTGGCTCGGTAGCCAAGCTACTGAGCCTGTTGTCGAGTCTGGTCAGCCTGTTGTCGGGTCTGGTGAGCCTGTTGTCGACTCTGCTAGCAACAGCCGGAGGAAATGGACACCGCAAGAGGATAAAATACTTATTGGTGCCTGGCTCAACACCAGTAAAGATCCAGTGGTGGGCAATGAGCAGAGAGCTGGTAAGTTCTGGCAGAGGATTATCGAGTACTACAATGCAAGCCCTCAACTCGTCGGGAGAATACCGAGAGAGATTATTCCGGCCAAGCAGAGGTGGGGTAGGATTAACGATCAAGTCTCCAAGTTCGTTGGTTACTATGACCACGCTATGAGGGAGCAGAGAAGTGGTCAAAATGATGATGATCTCATGAAAGCTGCACTAGACTACTTCTTCAATGATCAAGGCCACAAGTTCGGTATGGAACACGCCTGGAGGGAGCTGAGGTATGACCAGAAATGGTGCTCCACTATTGTCGATAAAGACGGTGGGAAGGAAAAGCGGAAGCTAGTCTCGGAGGTTGATACATACGAGGAAGTGGGACAACAAGAGGGGAGACCGATCGGGGTCAAGGCTGCGAAAGCAgctacaaagaagaagaagagtggtaAAGAAGAGGAGTTGTCACATCTACAAGTCATAATGAAGATGAAACAAAATATCTCTAACCAGAAATTACTCCATCGTTTATTAGCCAAAAAAGAGCCATTAACTGAGTTGGAAACATCTCTCAAACTCAAACTTATGTCTGATATGTTATGA